One window of the Longimicrobiaceae bacterium genome contains the following:
- a CDS encoding acyl-CoA dehydrogenase: MERYFDENHLMIRDMVRDFARNEIAPVAGELDQTSEFPWENVKKMSELGLFGVPWPEELGGTGMDGIAYMIVIHELAKVDASHAITVSAHTTLGTSPIVNFGTPEQKERFVPLLASGQVLGGFGLTEPGAGSDAGGTQTTAVKKDGGWVLNGSKIFITHAGVGEVFVATAVTDRERGSKGITSFIVAKPTTDLEKARELGIGHAEDLPFTEGVRAGKKEDKMGWRASDTRELILEDAFVPDEQVLGEVGMGFINFMKTLDSGRIGIAALSLGIAEGAYEQALAYAAERKQFGRAITEFQGIQFMLADMATEIEAARHLVYHAAWLKEQGRPYTKEAAMAKLFASELAMRATTKAVQIHGGYGYTKEYPVERMMRDAKICEIGEGTSEIQRLVIARNLLKELSH, from the coding sequence ATGGAACGCTACTTCGACGAGAACCACCTGATGATCCGCGACATGGTTCGCGATTTCGCCCGGAACGAGATCGCGCCCGTCGCCGGCGAGCTGGACCAGACCTCCGAGTTCCCCTGGGAGAACGTCAAGAAGATGTCCGAGCTGGGCCTCTTCGGCGTCCCCTGGCCGGAGGAGCTGGGCGGCACGGGGATGGACGGCATCGCCTACATGATCGTGATCCACGAGCTCGCCAAGGTGGACGCGTCGCACGCCATCACCGTCTCCGCGCACACCACGCTGGGCACCTCCCCCATCGTCAACTTCGGGACGCCGGAGCAGAAGGAGCGTTTCGTCCCCCTCCTCGCCTCCGGGCAGGTGCTGGGCGGGTTCGGGCTCACCGAGCCGGGCGCCGGCTCGGACGCGGGCGGCACCCAGACCACCGCCGTGAAGAAGGACGGCGGGTGGGTGCTGAACGGGAGCAAGATCTTCATCACGCACGCCGGGGTAGGCGAGGTGTTCGTCGCCACGGCGGTCACCGACCGCGAGCGCGGCAGCAAGGGGATCACCTCCTTCATCGTCGCCAAGCCCACCACGGACCTGGAGAAGGCCCGCGAGCTGGGGATCGGCCACGCCGAGGACCTCCCCTTCACCGAGGGGGTGCGGGCGGGGAAGAAGGAGGACAAGATGGGGTGGCGCGCCTCCGACACCCGCGAGCTGATCCTGGAGGACGCCTTCGTCCCGGACGAACAGGTCCTGGGCGAGGTGGGGATGGGCTTCATCAACTTCATGAAGACGCTGGACTCCGGGCGGATCGGGATCGCCGCGCTCTCGCTGGGGATCGCCGAGGGCGCCTACGAGCAGGCGCTCGCGTACGCCGCCGAGCGCAAGCAGTTCGGCAGGGCGATCACGGAGTTCCAGGGGATCCAGTTCATGCTGGCCGACATGGCGACGGAGATCGAGGCCGCCAGGCACCTCGTCTACCACGCCGCGTGGCTCAAGGAGCAGGGGAGGCCGTACACCAAGGAGGCCGCCATGGCCAAGCTCTTCGCCTCGGAGCTGGCCATGCGCGCGACCACCAAGGCCGTGCAGATCCACGGCGGGTACGGCTACACCAAGGAGTACCCGGTGGAGCGCATGATGCGCGACGCCAAGATCTGCGAGATCGGGGAGGGGACGAGCGAGATCCAGCGGCTGGTGATCGCCCGCAACCTCCTCAAGGAGCTGTCCCACTGA